A region from the Branchiostoma lanceolatum isolate klBraLanc5 chromosome 2, klBraLanc5.hap2, whole genome shotgun sequence genome encodes:
- the LOC136427478 gene encoding GRB2-associated and regulator of MAPK protein 1-like, producing the protein MAASANGFTSLCEELKSLTWKEVVNLDCVVQQYKLPQILQVLDENSIPQSVDKITRGDFLLLHSPWNVQKVVCQSVEGEGHYVVGNRLEIPYGYEGKFEIFNLWEQDYKVFNSVEEVARVFPTRVFALEDINITMVAVVSENSDDRECFKIVIKAGQELTLMGQTDLYLEEWPDRSKMGIFGKGKSLVSKIRPKIKKTPCLICMHHTQAESVKLPYPCKGRFSTSSPAEIRQYEGAHTVQEIADNVRLPVSVKLVQPPAHNAHDEYRIQKKASLKFLQKEEGQDVIAACGLKEGARKLFQVDARLKPVFRIADQAKQKTEQYQTLLRECMQLWTDHDVDAYFRAVRIHRSRKQRNSRDLSNQSSVDREECPVPPPRRTSRHIGRPQVEDSPRSKVLSKALPPTPREEGQDHPDGHEIPYDFLWPGTGRIDTSNRDSSGSTEEQPQFVDRKELDNALHVTADEEPSDFEYLEDWEDWSEMDNRHRNGEGNNNKAVANSRFSQASNRERNRNDKGVTESNTLNSLVSSDESQAYELLVDIGKSKSLPWDTRTPLSPTNADLGDIPPRPPRNPTATPPPLPLSPRPSMTSLSDSQKSGQTSPQQVRSGQRSPVEGPPILPRGMPPTHSSVSSLSDSDPPPLPPPRLPPRPMTSRAKSENRSESPSDFEDMDSLSIDGSQESDSDKRSPRVNSSPFVTDPDWIPPDNLSNLTVQEVSQCLRYIGTPDNVVQQFFRERIDGQMLIQLDKDILSQEFRLSGLQTKKISEFINGWRPRL; encoded by the coding sequence ATGGCTGCCTCAGCGAACGGATTTACTTCCTTATGTGAAGAATTGAAGAGTTTAACTTGGAAAGAGGTGGTGAACCTGGACTGTGTGGTACAGCAGTACAAACTACCACAAATTCTGCAAGTCTTGGACGAAAATAGCATTCCTCAAAGCGTGGACAAGATCACAAGAGGCGACTTTCTTCTGCTGCATTCGCCCTGGAATGTTCAAAAAGTTGTGTGTCAATCTGTGGAAGGGGAGGGACACTACGTCGTTGGGAATCGCCTGGAAATTCCGTACGGATACGAAGGAAAATTTGAGATTTTCAACCTTTGGGAACAGGACTATAAGGTTTTCAACTCTGTGGAGGAAGTGGCCCGTGTCTTTCCGACCAGGGTGTTCGCCTTGGAAGATATTAACATCACGATGGTTGCGGTGGTGAGTGAGAACTCGGACGATCGTGAGTGTTTCAAGATTGTCATCAAGGCCGGACAGGAGCTGACGCTCATGGGACAGACTGATCTGTACCTGGAGGAGTGGCCAGATAGATCCAAGATGGGTATATTTGGGAAGGGAAAATCCCTGGTGTCCAAGATCAGGCCCAAGATCAAGAAGACGCCATGCCTGATCTGCATGCACCACACGCAAGCCGAGAGCGTCAAGCTTCCGTACCCGTGTAAGGGGCGCTTTTCCACATCCAGCCCGGCGGAAATTCGCCAGTACGAGGGCGCCCATACGGTCCAAGAGATAGCCGACAACGTCCGCTTGCCGGTCAGTGTGAAGCTAGTTCAGCCCCCAGCACATAATGCTCATGACGAATACAGGATTCAGAAGAAAGCCTCTCTGAAGTTCTTACAGAAGGAGGAAGGCCAAGATGTCATAGCAGCGTGTGGACTGAAGGAGGGAGCAAGGAAGCTGTTCCAGGTAGATGCGAGACTGAAACCTGTGTTCAGGATAGCTGATCAGGCCAAACAAAAGACAGAGCAGTACCAGACTTTGTTGCGGGAGTGCATGCAGCTGTGGACAGATCACGATGTCGACGCATATTTCAGAGCAGTCAGAATCCACCGATCTAGAAAGCAGAGGAACTCAAGAGACTTGAGCAACCAGAGTAGCGTAGATCGTGAGGAATGCCCCGTACCACCTCCGCGTCGCACGAGTAGGCACATAGGAAGACCCCAGGTTGAAGACTCACCCAGATCCAAAGTTCTTAGCAAAGCCCTGCCTCCCACTCCGAGAGAGGAGGGACAAGATCACCCTGATGGACATGAGATCCCTTATGACTTCCTGTGGCCGGGGACGGGAAGGATAGACACTTCAAACAGGGACAGTAGTGGGAGCACAGAGGAACAACCACAGTTCGTGGACCGTAAGGAGTTGGACAACGCTTTGCACGTGACGGCAGATGAAGAACCATCGGACTTTGAATATCTGGAGGATTGGGAAGACTGGTCAGAGATGGATAACAGGCATCGCAATGGTGAAGGGAACAACAACAAGGCTGTGGCCAACTCACGGTTCTCCCAAGCATCTAACAGAGAAAGAAATCGCAATGACAAAGGTGTGACAGAAAGTAACACTCTTAATTCACTTGTCAGCAGTGACGAGAGTCAGGCGTATGAACTCCTTGTAGATATTGGAAAGAGCAAGTCCCTTCCTTGGGACACTAGGACACCTTTATCTCCAACTAATGCTGACTTGGGTGACATTCCACCTCGACCACCGAGGAACCCCACAGCAACCCCACCACCCCTCCCACTGAGTCCCCGCCCTTCCATGACTAGTCTGAGTGACAGCCAAAAATCAGGCCAAACTTCACCTCAgcaggtcaggtcaggtcagaggtcgccTGTTGAAGGACCACCGATCCTCCCGCGTGGAATGCCACCTACCCACAGTTCTGTTTCCAGCTTGAGTGACAGCGACCCCCCTCCTCTCCCCCCACCACGGCTTCCTCCTCGTCCCATGACAAGCCGGGCAAAGTCCGAGAACAGGTCGGAGAGTCCATCTGACTTTGAGGACATGGACAGTCTGAGCATAGATGGATCTCAAGAGAGTGACAGCGACAAAAGGTCGCCGAGGGTGAACAGCAGCCCCTTCGTGACGGATCCTGACTGGATCCCGCCGGATAACTTGTCCAACCTGACAGTCCAGGAGGTGTCGCAGTGCCTTCGCTACATCGGGACGCCGGACAATGTAGTGCAGCAGTTCTTTCGGGAAAGGATAGATGGACAGATGCTAATACAGTTAGACAAAGACATTCTCAGCCAAGAATTCAGGCTCAGTGGCCTGCAGACTAAGAAAATCTCTGAGTTCATCAATGGCTGGAGACCCAGACTATAG
- the LOC136427481 gene encoding GRB2-associated and regulator of MAPK protein 1-like translates to MEVTETAQSANFLTSFKWSERSIALGVLLENYRLPQVVRVPRDHQVRVGAVHLGGDQHVLLGEARKVRRVVAQGVELRSFLPVGPKLSIPLDFRGRFLLLPLEGWQVGVRHFETVSELTASFPDKVFAKEDIHLDVFDSIVKTPDKKKVAKTFKHPIVRGGDVLTLLAVKKAYRVSKTTKKPKKGSSKAVDCLICANQKNERVALPISFPGKFVTVHTIEEIVKNYRLPVMVQLVQGQSPSVDNFTGVLTLMETSTEHSVQARLVSTEGEIEREQFKIPVIGKKVQLVPPEAMLLNTAEYKQNLADWLEGNWRGPPANGHVSNGSVLRETPRNGELMTVQATLHQEKPPEEVGRSPEDDLPTADRSSRVVSVDGSIYEYVEGSKPPGETPEVCRHVTLAEIVLEDSSTDPPESPKETIESSVDRTEGAPPAPDYPAPLPPTLTPDVAPPAPDYPAPPPPLQSETMAPLEAPPPVPDKPINIPERDYDPNPLSTVAPPPAQSEDKYGYMIPLDNDGLPVRDYPPDDTPSEPTTTSPLATAGGAALTSEILAMRQKILSGETKTEDTEDGQEDEDADDPDWEPPNDLTIMTPREVTKFLRLADIDEEAIQRFKAAGVDGKRLVGMPRDEMTDEFELTSQQSKDVFSFILESQIATKL, encoded by the exons ATGGAAGTCACAGAAACGGCACAGTCTGCTAACTTCTTAACATCCTTCAAATGGAGTGAGAGGTCCATCGCCCTTGGAGTGCTGTTAGAGAACTACCGGCTGCCGCAGGTGGTGAGGGTACCGCGGGATCACCAGGTACGGGTCGGGGCCGTACACCTGGGCGGGGACCAGCACGTTCTCCTGGGGGAGGCACGGAAGGTTAGGCGGGTGGTGGCACAGGGGGTCGAACTTCGGAGTTTTCTTCCTGTCGGGCCCAAACTCAGTATTCCCTTGGATTTCAG AGGGCGATTCCTCTTGCTGCCGCTAGAGGGCTGGCAGGTCGGCGTACGCCACTTTGAGACGGTGTCAGAGCTGACGGCTTCCTTCCCAGACAAAGTCTTCGCAAAGGAAGACATTCATCTGGATGTCTTCGACAGCATAGTGAAGACACCGGACAAGAAAAAAGTCGCCAAGACGTTCAAACATCCCATTGTTCGCGGCGGTGACGTCCTGACGCTACTCGCTGTGAAGAAAGCCTACCGGGTGTCTAAGACAACTAAGAAACCCAAGAAGGGCAGCTCCAAG GCAGTGGATTGTTTGATCTGCGCCAATCAGAAGAACGAGCGCGTGGCGCTACCCATCTCGTTCCCAGGCAAGTTCGTGACGGTTCACACCATTGAAGAGATCGTCAAGAACTATCGGCTGCCAGTCATGGTACAACTTGTCCAGGGCCAGTCTCCGTCTGTGGACAACTTCACAG GTGTTCTAACACTGATGGAGACCAGCACAGAACACAGCGTGCAGGCTAGGCTGGTGTCTACGGAGGGAGAAATAGAGAGGGAACAGTTCAAAATCCCGGTCATTGGCAAGAAAGTGCAACTCGTCCCTCCCGAGGCAATGTTGCTGAACACCGCGGAGTACAAGCAGAACTTAGCGGACTGGCTAGAAGGCAACTGGCGCGGGCCGCCGGCCAATGGCCACGTCAGCAACGGCTCTGTGCTGAGAGAAACACCACGAAATGGAGAGCTCATGACGGTACAAGCTACCCTGCACCAGGAAAAGCCTCCAGAAGAAGTAGGGAGATCACCGGAGGATGACCTTCCTACGGCCGACCGCAGCAGTCGCGTCGTCTCGGTGGACGGCTCTATCTACGAGTATGTTGAAGGGTCGAAACCCCCAGGGGAAACGCCAGAGGTTTGCCGACACGTTACTCTTGCTGAAATAGTTCTGGAAGACTCATCTACAGACCCTCCGGAATCGCCGAAGGAAACCATCGAAAGTTCGGTCGACAGAACGGAGGGCGCACCTCCAGCGCCGgactaccccgccccacttcccccCACCCTCACCCCTGATGTCGCTCCCCCTGCCCCCGACTACCCCGCTCCTCCACCGCCTCTCCAATCAGAGACAATGGCCCCCCTCGAGGCACCCCCTCCTGTTCCTGATAAACCTATCAACATCCCTGAGCGTGACTATGACCCAAACCCTCTCTCCACCGTCGCACCCCCTCCGGCCCAGTCTGAAGACAAATACGGTTACATGATCCCACTAGACAACGATGGGCTCCCAGTGCGCGACTACCCCCCAGACGACACTCCCTCGGAACCCACGACCACATCCCCACTCGCTACAGCGGGTGGTGCAGCCCTCACAAGTGAGATCCTTGCCATGCGGCAAAAGATCCTGTCCGGCGAAACCAAAACGGAAGATACCGAGGATGGGCAAGAAGACGAGGATGCAGATGACCCTGACTGGGAGCCACCAAACGACCTGACGATCATGACACCTAGGGAAGTCACCAAGTTTCTCCGTTTGGCAGACATTGACGAGGAGGCTATTCAGCGGTTTAAGGCCGCGGGGGTTGACGGAAAGAGGCTAGTGGGCATGCCCAGGGATGAAATGACAGACGAGTTTGAACTGACGTCACAGCAGAGCAAAGATGTCTTCAGCTTCATACTAGAGTCACAGATTGCTACCAAACTGTAA